A window from Vanessa atalanta chromosome 16, ilVanAtal1.2, whole genome shotgun sequence encodes these proteins:
- the LOC125069810 gene encoding calexcitin-2-like yields MVSDFRKKKLLHVFNSFFDRNASGSIDKKDFDLAIENITKLRGWPAGDAKYKEVQTALLKIWEGLQGRADADNDGQVSTDEWISMWDEYAKNPAAPLEWQNLYCKFIFQLEDASGDGAIDGEEFSSVYASFGLNKDDALAAFRSMSKGKANVSWTEFQDLWKEYFTTEDPNAPGNFIFGKSSF; encoded by the coding sequence ATGGTGTCCGACTTCAGAAAGAAGAAGCTCCTTCATGTCTTCAACTCATTCTTCGACAGGAACGCTAGCGGATCCATTGACAAGAAGGACTTCGACCTAGCTATTGAAAACATTACCAAGTTGCGAGGCTGGCCCGCTGGTGATGCTAAGTACAAGGAAGTCCAGACCGCCTTACTGAAGATTTGGGAAGGACTTCAGGGTCGTGCTGACGCTGATAACGATGGCCAAGTATCCACCGATGAATGGATTTCAATGTGGGACGAATACGCCAAAAACCCTGCGGCTCCTCTCGAGTGGCAGAACCTTTACTGCAAATTCATCTTCCAGCTTGAAGATGCCAGTGGCGATGGAGCTATTGATGGCGAAGAGTTTTCTTCTGTCTACGCCTCTTTCGGACTAAACAAGGATGATGCCCTTGCCGCCTTCAGGAGCATGTCTAAGGGAAAAGCTAATGTCTCTTGGACTGAATTCCAGGATTTGTGGAAGGAATACTTCACAACGGAAGACCCTAATGCTCCAGGAAACTTCATTTTCGGAAAATCGAGCTTCTAG